The following proteins are encoded in a genomic region of Stigmatopora nigra isolate UIUO_SnigA chromosome 3, RoL_Snig_1.1, whole genome shotgun sequence:
- the trip4 gene encoding activating signal cointegrator 1: protein MAENLLQWSLDQLQQQFGLEASEDIVKYIISIENVEEIEEYVGDLLQGTDGRKGQFIKEFLYKWKKTQRQSGDTAGLYILTDSMSKTDSQNRIQDSQKKSKRKGRNKQEALTVSQIDPEPEAVKTPIDLMRSQESSSTYSTKKKTKFTNLYGKEGQDKLTILIPGRLNCDCLAQKHRLINNCISCGRIVCEQEGSGPCLFCGSLVCTKEEQEILQRDSNKSQKLRKKLMGDCGEKDYPGHQEGKMKAGLERAVQHRDKLLEYDKTSAKRTQVLDDESDYFATTSQWVSSAERDRLRKKEEELRDLRYASRKDRKITLDFAGRQVLDEGNNMKEYYNKLDETLQAMHIDSAVKSPLYKRQSAQQNLGDLVNPNIKQNAPQWVDTDNRVSNKKNVVKGQSLTLDKGGERTRLRLQDKELQEMSDDGWCLSMHQPWASLLVKGIKSVEGRTWYTAHRGRIWIAAAAKIPTPGEIAQVEAMYSSIYKKELKFPSNYPTGCLLGCVNITDCLSQDQFREQFPSMCEESASPFVFICTNPQELLVKFPMKGKHKIWRLESHYHQGAKKGLISSVVE from the exons ATGGCAGAGAATTTGTTGCAATGGAGTTTAGACCAATTGCAACAGCAATTTGGTTTGGAGGCATCTGAAGACATCGTCAA ATACATTATATCAATTGAAAATGTAGAGGAGATTGAAGAGTATGTGGGCGACCTTCTCCAAGGTACAGATGGGAGGAAAGGACAGTTCATTAAAGAGTTTCTATACAAGTGGAAAAAGACGCAAAGACAGTCCGGAGATACAGCTGGTCTCTATATCCTCACAGACTCAATGTCCAAAACTG ACTCACAAAATAGGATCCAAGATTCCCAGAAGAAGTCTAAACGTAAGGGTCGAAATAAACAAGAGGCATTGACCGTGAGTCAAATTGACCCAGAACCAGAGGCTGTCAAAACACCAATTGACCTAATGAGG AGTCaggaaagcagtagtacttattcaacaaagaagaaaacaaaattcaCCAACCTTTACGGTAAAGAGGGCCAAGACAAGCTGACGATATTAATACCTGGACGACTAAACTGCGACTGCCTTGCTCAGAAGCACCGACTCATCAACAATTGCATCAGTTGTGGTCGTATCGTATGTGAGCAAGAAGGATCTGGGCCATGTCTTTTCTGTGGTAGCCTG GTCTGCACCAAAGAGGAACAAGAGATTCTGCAAAGGGACTCAAACAAAAGCCAGAAATTAAGAAAGAAGCTGATGGGAG ATTGTGGTGAAAAAGATTACCCTGGACATCAAGAAGGGAAGATGAAGGCTGGCTTGGAGAGGGCTGTCCAGCACAGAGATAAACTGTTGGAATACGACAAGACTAG TGCCAAGAGAACTCAGGTTCTTGATGATGAGTCTGATTACTTTGCAACTACCAGCCAGTGGGTGTCATCTGCTGAGCGCGACAGACTGAggaagaaagaggaggagctgAGAGATCTTCGTTATGCATCTCGTAAAGATCGCAAAATTACCTTAGACTTTGCTGGTAGACAAGTCCTTGATGAGGGAAACAACATGAAAGAGTACTACAATAA ATTAGATGAGACCCTCCAGGCAATGCACATTGACTCTGCGGTAAAATCCCCATTATATAAACGACAAAGTGCACAACAGAATCTCGGAGACCTAGTTAACCCCAACATAAAGCAGAATGCACCACAG TGGGTAGATACTGACAACAGGGTAAGCAACAAAAAGAATGTAGTGAAAGGACAGAGCTTGACTCTTGATAAGGGAGGAGAGCGGACCAGGTTGAGGCTCCAAGATAAAGAACTACAGGAGATGTCTGACGATGGCTGGTGTCTCAGCATGCACCAGCCCTGGGCATCACTACTGGTGAAAGGCATCAAGAG TGTTGAGGGCCGAACATGGTACACAGCTCACCGTGGCCGTATTTGGATAGCTGCTGCCGCCAAGATACCGACTCCAGGGGAGATTGCTCAAGTGGAGGCCATGTACTCTTCCATCTACAAAAAAG AACTCAAATTTCCTTCCAACTATCCCACTGGTTGCCTGTTGGGTTGTGTAAACATCACCGATTGTCTTTCTCAAGATCAGTTTCGAGAGCAG